A single region of the Microlunatus panaciterrae genome encodes:
- a CDS encoding FHA domain-containing protein — MPYCPNCGHDNSADSKFCSQCGAQLPKAAAEPERVPTGDTTKTIPAAIGAEERELEPLSAEDEAAVNALPQGSALLIVQRGSNAGSRFLLNSDVVTAGRHQSSDIFLDDISVSRRHVTFTRTPEGVMLKDSGSLNGTYVNRQLVDQCLLHHGDEVQIGKYRLVYFASHQGTD; from the coding sequence ATGCCCTATTGCCCTAACTGTGGTCACGACAACTCTGCCGACAGCAAGTTCTGCTCGCAGTGTGGTGCCCAGTTGCCCAAGGCGGCCGCGGAGCCGGAGCGCGTTCCGACCGGAGACACCACGAAGACCATCCCGGCCGCCATCGGCGCCGAGGAACGCGAGCTCGAACCGTTGTCGGCGGAGGACGAGGCAGCCGTCAACGCGCTGCCGCAAGGCTCGGCGCTGCTGATCGTGCAGCGCGGGTCCAATGCCGGCAGTCGCTTCCTGTTGAACTCCGACGTGGTGACCGCCGGACGGCACCAGTCCTCCGACATCTTCCTCGACGACATCTCCGTCTCCCGTCGGCACGTCACCTTCACCCGTACCCCAGAGGGCGTGATGTTGAAGGACTCGGGCTCGCTGAACGGGACCTACGTCAACCGCCAGCTGGTCGACCAGTGCCTGCTGCACCACGGTGACGAGGTGCAGATCGGCAAGTACCGGCTGGTCTACTTCGCCAGTCACCAGGGCACAGACTGA
- a CDS encoding DUF881 domain-containing protein has protein sequence MSSSKTKSPVRADQSATPQQQGRRPDASMDLLNQIMRQPLDPDYARVAAQGAPPPRLRWPLAIIAVVIGAMFAVSALQTTRSAPVIAGERQELISRIRNAETEQDTLRAKVTALSNDITRLRGSALGNDSASRELEGRINVLEPSVGSVAVTGPGLAIVVDDGPDQGNDRARVADTDLQILVNGLWIAGAEAVAINGHRISNLTAIRGAGDAITVDYRSLTRPYRIEAIGDPKTLQADYVESSGGAWWNLLEQNYQMRHEITDVKELTLPADPGMVLRYARKAGS, from the coding sequence ATGAGCTCGTCGAAGACGAAGTCGCCGGTGCGGGCGGACCAGTCCGCGACGCCTCAGCAGCAGGGCCGGCGGCCGGACGCCAGCATGGACCTGCTGAACCAGATCATGCGTCAGCCGCTGGACCCCGACTACGCCCGGGTGGCGGCCCAAGGGGCTCCACCGCCCCGGCTGCGCTGGCCACTGGCGATCATCGCTGTGGTGATCGGCGCCATGTTCGCGGTCTCGGCCCTGCAGACCACGCGATCCGCCCCCGTGATCGCCGGCGAGCGGCAGGAGCTGATCAGCAGAATCCGCAACGCGGAGACCGAACAGGACACGCTCCGAGCCAAGGTCACCGCGCTGTCCAATGACATCACCCGGCTGCGGGGCTCGGCTCTGGGCAACGACAGCGCCTCTCGTGAGCTGGAGGGCCGGATCAACGTGCTCGAGCCGAGCGTGGGCAGCGTTGCGGTGACCGGGCCAGGTCTGGCGATCGTCGTCGACGACGGCCCGGACCAGGGCAACGACCGGGCCAGGGTCGCTGACACCGACCTGCAGATCCTCGTCAACGGGCTGTGGATCGCCGGTGCGGAGGCGGTGGCCATCAACGGTCACAGAATCTCCAACCTCACCGCCATCCGTGGTGCCGGCGACGCGATCACCGTGGACTACCGGTCACTGACCCGGCCCTATCGGATCGAGGCGATCGGGGATCCGAAGACGCTTCAGGCCGACTATGTAGAGTCTTCCGGAGGCGCATGGTGGAACCTGTTGGAGCAGAACTATCAGATGAGGCATGAGATCACCGACGTGAAAGAGCTCACCCTCCCGGCGGACCCGGGCATGGTGCTGCGCTATGCGCGGAAGGCCGGCTCGTGA
- the pgsA gene encoding phosphatidylinositol phosphate synthase, producing the protein MLERFRGAWAAMLTPVAKLLLRLGISPDLVTLGGTAGVVLAAAICLPQGWLWQGALIITLFVISDSIDGQMAKLSGRQSRWGAFLDSSLDRLGDGAVFAGVALWFAGPGDSVLWAGVALWALVWGQVTPYVKARAESLGYTANGGLAARADRILIILLGLLLGGLGVPYAIEVAVTLLAVASTVTVLQRMLKVRRQATGKDHVEPA; encoded by the coding sequence ATGCTAGAGCGCTTCCGCGGGGCCTGGGCCGCCATGCTCACTCCGGTGGCCAAGCTCCTGCTGCGGCTGGGCATCTCACCCGACCTGGTGACCTTGGGTGGCACCGCCGGGGTGGTACTGGCCGCTGCGATCTGCCTGCCGCAGGGCTGGCTGTGGCAGGGCGCCCTGATCATCACCCTCTTCGTGATCTCCGACAGCATCGACGGTCAGATGGCCAAGCTGAGCGGTCGGCAGAGTCGCTGGGGTGCCTTCCTCGACTCCAGCCTGGACCGGCTGGGCGATGGTGCGGTATTCGCCGGTGTCGCGCTGTGGTTCGCCGGACCGGGAGACTCGGTGCTGTGGGCCGGGGTCGCATTGTGGGCCCTGGTCTGGGGGCAGGTGACCCCGTACGTCAAGGCGCGGGCCGAGAGTCTGGGCTACACCGCCAACGGGGGTCTGGCGGCGCGGGCCGACCGGATCCTGATCATCCTGCTCGGCTTGCTGCTCGGTGGCCTGGGAGTTCCGTACGCCATCGAGGTCGCCGTCACCCTGTTGGCTGTGGCCAGCACGGTGACCGTGCTGCAGCGGATGCTCAAGGTGCGCCGGCAGGCCACCGGCAAGGACCATGTCGAGCCTGCGTGA
- a CDS encoding CDP-alcohol phosphatidyltransferase family protein — protein sequence MTAASPGPSYDTDRVWTLPNVLSMLRLAGVPLLLWLVLGPHADVIAVLVLIVAGFTDWLDGFLARRWNQRSRLGQMLDPVADRFYILATLIGLAVREIIPWWLVIILVARDVVIALLVPILETRGYSSLPVHFLGKAATFNLLYAFPLVLLGAGDSTFAMAARVLGWAFAIWGTGLYWWAGCLYIRQTYTLVRTLPRVERHPQHRLEAR from the coding sequence ATGACTGCAGCCTCACCAGGCCCCAGCTATGACACCGATCGGGTCTGGACGCTGCCGAACGTGCTGAGCATGCTCAGGCTCGCCGGCGTACCGCTGCTGCTCTGGCTGGTCCTCGGGCCGCATGCTGATGTGATCGCGGTCCTGGTGCTGATCGTGGCCGGCTTCACCGACTGGCTCGACGGTTTCCTCGCCCGGCGGTGGAACCAGCGGTCACGGCTCGGCCAGATGCTGGACCCCGTCGCCGACCGCTTCTACATCCTCGCCACCCTGATCGGGCTGGCCGTACGCGAGATCATCCCATGGTGGCTGGTGATCATCCTGGTGGCGCGCGATGTCGTGATCGCCCTGCTGGTGCCGATCCTGGAGACTCGCGGCTACTCGTCCCTGCCGGTGCACTTCCTCGGCAAGGCCGCCACCTTCAACCTGCTGTACGCGTTCCCGCTGGTGCTGCTCGGCGCCGGCGACTCGACCTTCGCCATGGCCGCTCGGGTGCTCGGCTGGGCGTTCGCCATCTGGGGGACTGGGCTCTACTGGTGGGCCGGCTGCCTCTACATCCGCCAGACGTACACCCTCGTCCGCACCCTGCCCCGGGTGGAGAGGCATCCCCAGCACCGCCTCGAGGCGCGATGA
- a CDS encoding AAA family ATPase — protein sequence MKLGNDTARRPQLIIFCGLPGSGKTTLARQLEQEIGAFRLNIDEWVAALGVDFWDDEFRHRLDRRLYEYGLKLLELGQSIILEDGTWTRAERDELREVARKLGATIEIHYFDLSFDELWRRLALRNATGAPDTVPITKEILEKCWRRFERPNKAELTQFDSSIIHT from the coding sequence ATGAAGCTTGGTAACGATACTGCTCGGCGCCCGCAACTGATCATCTTTTGCGGTCTACCGGGGTCTGGCAAAACTACTCTTGCCCGACAACTGGAGCAGGAGATCGGTGCCTTCCGGCTGAATATCGACGAATGGGTCGCCGCTCTCGGTGTCGACTTCTGGGATGATGAATTTCGCCACAGGCTTGACCGCCGGCTCTATGAGTATGGCTTGAAGTTGCTCGAACTCGGACAGAGCATCATCCTAGAAGATGGAACCTGGACGCGAGCTGAACGCGACGAACTTCGAGAAGTCGCACGCAAGCTAGGTGCGACCATAGAAATACACTACTTTGATCTGTCCTTTGACGAACTATGGCGGCGGCTTGCGCTGCGAAACGCTACTGGAGCACCTGACACGGTGCCGATAACCAAAGAGATATTGGAAAAGTGCTGGCGAAGGTTCGAGCGACCAAACAAAGCAGAATTAACTCAATTCGACAGCTCCATCATACATACCTGA
- a CDS encoding HIT domain-containing protein, which translates to MPDSFERLWTPHRMVYIQGENKPAGDDEQTCPFCRIAALPDREGLIVHRGRYAYAVLNLYPYAPGHLLICPYRHVADYTELTADETTEVADLTQQAMVVLRRASGPHGFNLGMNQGAVAGAGIAAHLHQHVVPRWAGDMNFLPVIGQTKALPQLLDQTWQLVHDAWRES; encoded by the coding sequence GTGCCGGACTCGTTCGAGCGGCTGTGGACCCCCCACCGGATGGTCTACATCCAGGGCGAGAACAAGCCGGCGGGCGATGACGAGCAGACCTGCCCGTTCTGCCGGATCGCCGCACTGCCCGACCGGGAGGGCCTGATCGTGCATCGAGGCCGCTACGCCTATGCGGTGCTGAACCTCTACCCGTACGCCCCGGGCCACCTGCTGATCTGCCCGTACCGGCACGTGGCCGACTACACGGAGCTGACCGCGGACGAGACGACCGAGGTGGCCGACCTGACCCAGCAGGCGATGGTGGTGCTCCGGCGTGCCAGCGGACCGCACGGCTTCAACCTGGGTATGAACCAGGGCGCCGTCGCCGGAGCGGGGATCGCCGCCCACCTGCATCAGCACGTGGTGCCGCGCTGGGCGGGGGACATGAACTTCCTGCCGGTGATCGGTCAGACCAAGGCGCTCCCGCAGCTGCTCGATCAGACCTGGCAGCTGGTCCACGACGCCTGGCGGGAGTCCTGA
- a CDS encoding DUF881 domain-containing protein has translation MPDPQGVPRPRHAASPPPVRGSARRRFQRQQRIRQAQTQQSPSEQSAQTAQRTDETSAVEPTAVRPVQPGHSREPVRAIETDDETQPEVVDTEVGAAAVEDDESAGHPAPSSDRRSRVWRSLVHPGRGQVIAAVMLFVVGMAGVMQIRVNHADDTYANARREDLIQLLDGLGQESRRLESEIADLEKTRTNLVSGADTERVARQEAQRRIEVLSILAGTMPAEGPGIKMTITDPQGKVTADNLLDAVEEMRDAGAEVIEFNNSVRVVASTWFGSDSKGLIVDGQHLSGPIVMEVIGDPHGLEEGARFRGGIVSEITGPKIGGEVEISQAKKITIQSLHTPSKNQYAQPASPPPTPR, from the coding sequence ATGCCTGATCCCCAGGGCGTTCCCCGACCGCGCCACGCCGCCTCACCACCACCGGTGCGCGGCTCAGCGCGCCGGCGCTTCCAGCGCCAGCAGCGGATCCGGCAGGCCCAGACCCAGCAGAGTCCCTCGGAACAGTCTGCCCAGACCGCACAACGGACCGACGAGACCAGTGCGGTCGAGCCCACCGCCGTACGGCCGGTGCAACCAGGCCACTCGCGTGAGCCGGTGCGGGCGATCGAGACGGACGACGAGACCCAGCCGGAGGTCGTCGACACCGAGGTGGGCGCGGCTGCCGTCGAGGATGACGAGTCGGCCGGCCACCCTGCGCCGTCATCGGATCGTCGGTCTCGGGTCTGGCGGTCGCTGGTCCACCCCGGCCGCGGCCAGGTGATCGCTGCGGTGATGCTGTTCGTCGTCGGTATGGCCGGTGTGATGCAGATCCGCGTCAACCACGCCGACGACACCTACGCCAACGCCCGCCGAGAGGACCTGATCCAGCTGCTGGACGGCCTCGGTCAGGAGTCTCGGCGGCTGGAGTCGGAGATCGCCGATCTGGAGAAGACCAGAACCAACCTCGTCTCCGGCGCCGACACCGAACGGGTGGCGCGACAGGAGGCCCAGCGGCGGATCGAGGTGCTGTCCATCCTTGCCGGCACGATGCCGGCCGAGGGACCGGGGATCAAGATGACGATCACCGATCCCCAGGGCAAGGTCACCGCCGACAACCTGCTCGATGCGGTCGAGGAGATGCGGGATGCCGGTGCCGAGGTGATCGAGTTCAACAACTCGGTACGGGTGGTCGCCTCCACCTGGTTCGGCTCCGACTCGAAAGGGTTGATCGTCGACGGTCAGCACCTCAGCGGACCGATCGTGATGGAGGTGATCGGGGACCCGCACGGGCTGGAGGAGGGGGCCCGGTTCCGAGGCGGCATCGTGAGCGAGATCACGGGCCCCAAGATCGGCGGCGAGGTGGAGATCAGCCAGGCCAAGAAGATCACCATCCAGTCCTTGCACACCCCTTCGAAGAATCAGTACGCTCAGCCCGCATCGCCACCACCGACGCCTCGGTGA
- a CDS encoding glycosyltransferase family 4 protein: MRVGLVCPYSFDSPGGVQNHVLGLADFLTAAGHDPYVLAPGECSPAAAAQLDPARFTSAGATVPVPYNGSIARVNFGPLSAARVQRWLLRGDFDLVHIHEPITPSISVLTLWASDVPVVATFHTATPRSRSMQLARSALRPAIEKIDAGIAVSEAARRVVVQHLGRDALVVPNGFFFDDFARPEPAGPWRGGEHPRLSFLGRLDEPRKGLDVLLEALPELLFRIPTLEVVVAGQGGRTLPAGCRSVGAVSDVDRVDLLTTSDVFVAPHTARESFGIVLLEAMAAGAPVVASDLPAFVDLLQSGRQHGPPLGVTFRTGDPAALADAVATVLAPADGETRRATAIRARQASRRYDWSVVGAEILRVYETVRAAAQPALRTAAPTAARRRMTGRHDESA; this comes from the coding sequence ATGAGGGTCGGTCTGGTCTGTCCCTACTCCTTCGACTCCCCGGGCGGAGTCCAGAACCACGTGCTCGGGCTGGCCGACTTTCTCACCGCGGCCGGGCACGATCCGTACGTCCTGGCGCCCGGGGAATGTAGCCCGGCCGCCGCAGCCCAGCTGGATCCGGCCCGATTCACCTCGGCAGGGGCCACCGTGCCGGTGCCCTACAACGGCTCGATTGCCCGGGTGAACTTCGGGCCGTTGAGCGCGGCGAGGGTGCAGCGGTGGCTGCTGCGCGGCGACTTCGACCTGGTGCACATCCATGAGCCGATCACGCCGAGCATCTCGGTGCTGACGCTGTGGGCCAGTGATGTGCCAGTGGTGGCGACCTTTCACACCGCCACACCCCGGTCCCGGTCGATGCAGCTGGCCCGCAGCGCGTTGCGCCCGGCGATCGAGAAGATCGACGCCGGGATCGCCGTCTCCGAGGCGGCCCGCAGGGTGGTCGTGCAGCACCTCGGCCGTGACGCCCTGGTGGTCCCGAACGGGTTCTTCTTCGACGACTTCGCCCGGCCCGAGCCCGCCGGACCGTGGCGCGGGGGTGAGCATCCCCGGTTGTCGTTCCTGGGCCGGTTGGACGAGCCGCGCAAGGGGCTCGACGTCCTGCTGGAGGCACTGCCGGAGCTGCTGTTCCGGATACCCACCCTGGAGGTTGTGGTCGCCGGCCAGGGTGGTCGCACCCTGCCGGCCGGCTGCCGATCGGTCGGCGCCGTCAGCGACGTTGACAGGGTTGACCTGCTGACCACGTCGGACGTCTTCGTGGCCCCGCACACCGCCCGGGAGAGCTTCGGCATCGTCCTGCTGGAGGCGATGGCCGCGGGTGCGCCGGTGGTGGCCTCCGACCTCCCGGCGTTCGTGGACCTGCTGCAGTCGGGGCGACAGCACGGACCTCCACTGGGGGTGACCTTCCGGACGGGCGACCCGGCGGCACTGGCGGACGCCGTGGCGACGGTGCTGGCGCCGGCGGACGGTGAGACCCGCAGAGCCACCGCGATCCGCGCCCGGCAGGCCAGCCGGCGCTACGACTGGAGCGTTGTCGGTGCGGAGATCCTCCGGGTCTACGAGACGGTTCGCGCGGCGGCCCAGCCGGCCCTGAGGACAGCGGCGCCGACGGCCGCACGCCGCCGCATGACGGGACGGCACGATGAATCCGCCTGA
- a CDS encoding phosphatidylinositol mannoside acyltransferase — MSSLREALVRTVYQVGWRVGSRVPAPVQRVIMNAGARLATWQNGPHLRQLRHNLTVAAGAPATDALVRDAVSSYLRNLIEMLALPGWGPAEIRRRVTTSAEQPLRTAYQTQGAVVALPHSGNWDLAGAWACLTGMPVTTVAERLADSEFNAFTNFRRRLGMEVLANTDPAVIAKLGSAINDGRLVCLVADRDLTGSGVPVRWGDTMITMPAGPAMVARRTGAALVPAVCQFTTAGMKIIFGPPVQPRPGRTGLVEMTQQVADFFAARIAERPADWHMMQPFFERRRVEPRKPHTHDGARGVASTGEGTVAP; from the coding sequence ATGTCGAGCCTGCGTGAGGCTCTGGTCAGGACGGTCTACCAGGTGGGCTGGCGGGTCGGCTCCCGGGTCCCGGCGCCTGTCCAGAGGGTGATCATGAACGCCGGCGCCCGGCTGGCCACCTGGCAGAACGGCCCTCACCTGCGCCAACTCCGGCACAACCTCACCGTGGCTGCCGGCGCTCCGGCCACCGACGCGCTGGTCCGTGACGCGGTCAGCTCCTATCTGCGCAACCTGATCGAGATGCTGGCGCTGCCAGGATGGGGACCGGCCGAGATCCGGCGACGGGTGACCACCTCGGCGGAGCAGCCGCTGCGAACCGCCTACCAGACCCAGGGGGCGGTGGTGGCCCTGCCGCACAGCGGCAACTGGGACCTCGCCGGCGCCTGGGCGTGCCTGACCGGCATGCCGGTCACCACCGTGGCTGAACGACTCGCGGACTCGGAGTTCAACGCGTTCACCAACTTCCGCCGTCGGCTCGGGATGGAGGTGCTGGCCAACACCGATCCGGCGGTGATCGCCAAGCTCGGCTCGGCCATCAATGACGGTCGGCTGGTCTGCCTGGTGGCCGACCGGGACCTGACCGGCAGTGGCGTGCCGGTCCGGTGGGGGGACACCATGATCACGATGCCGGCCGGTCCGGCCATGGTCGCTCGACGCACCGGCGCGGCCCTGGTGCCAGCCGTCTGCCAGTTCACCACCGCCGGAATGAAGATCATCTTCGGTCCACCGGTCCAGCCGCGGCCGGGCCGGACAGGCCTGGTGGAGATGACCCAGCAGGTCGCTGACTTCTTTGCGGCCCGGATTGCCGAGCGACCGGCCGACTGGCACATGATGCAGCCGTTCTTCGAGCGGCGCCGCGTTGAACCGCGCAAGCCCCACACGCACGATGGAGCGCGGGGAGTGGCCTCGACAGGAGAGGGGACCGTGGCACCATGA
- a CDS encoding DUF1290 domain-containing protein, with protein MIPLLGLIVGIVLGLLLEPTIPQGLQPYLPIAIVAAMDALFGAFRAYLEGNFTDKVFVVSFISNVLIAAAIVYVGDQIGVGSQLSTGVVVVLGIRIFTNAAAIRRALFHA; from the coding sequence GTGATTCCGCTGCTCGGGCTGATCGTCGGCATCGTGTTGGGATTGCTGCTGGAACCGACGATCCCGCAGGGGCTCCAGCCCTATCTGCCGATTGCGATCGTGGCCGCCATGGACGCCCTCTTCGGGGCTTTCCGGGCGTACCTGGAGGGCAACTTCACCGACAAGGTGTTCGTCGTGTCGTTCATCTCCAACGTGCTGATCGCCGCAGCGATCGTCTACGTCGGCGACCAGATCGGCGTCGGCTCGCAGCTGTCGACCGGCGTGGTCGTGGTGCTGGGCATCCGCATCTTCACCAACGCAGCCGCTATCCGTCGGGCCCTCTTCCATGCCTGA
- a CDS encoding aminotransferase class IV, whose protein sequence is MATTVTSAAPITDELRVWLDGRIQHDPTEPALSVLDHGVTVGDGVFEALKVTAAGPFSVQRHLDRLTRSARAMNLPDPDHDLVRDAISAVLAGRSWTEGKVRITYTGGRGPLGSQQAFGPPTLIVAADARVLSRQGASIVTTPWTRNTRGAMTGVKTTSYAENVRGLAYAADRDASEGIFINTEGHLCEGTGSNIFCVFGTRIVTPPLSAGPLAGITRALLLEWCDIDEADVTLAEALSADEVFLSSSLRDVQSVARWDAVDFGRIGPVTRQVIDVFAQRSTADLEP, encoded by the coding sequence ATGGCAACCACCGTGACGTCCGCGGCACCGATCACCGACGAGCTGCGGGTCTGGCTGGACGGCCGGATCCAGCACGACCCGACCGAGCCGGCACTGTCCGTCCTCGACCACGGTGTCACCGTCGGTGACGGCGTCTTCGAGGCCCTCAAGGTCACGGCCGCCGGACCCTTCTCGGTTCAGCGGCACCTGGACCGGCTGACCCGGTCGGCGCGCGCGATGAACCTCCCCGATCCCGATCATGACCTGGTGCGGGATGCCATCAGCGCCGTGCTGGCCGGCCGCAGCTGGACCGAGGGGAAGGTCCGGATCACCTACACCGGCGGTCGCGGACCGCTGGGCTCGCAGCAGGCGTTCGGCCCGCCGACACTGATCGTGGCCGCCGACGCGCGCGTCCTGTCCCGCCAAGGTGCCTCGATCGTCACCACCCCCTGGACCCGCAACACCCGCGGGGCCATGACCGGAGTCAAGACCACCTCGTACGCCGAGAACGTCCGGGGGCTGGCCTATGCCGCCGACCGCGACGCCTCCGAGGGCATCTTCATCAACACCGAGGGCCACCTGTGCGAGGGCACCGGCTCGAACATCTTCTGCGTCTTCGGCACGCGGATCGTCACCCCGCCGCTCTCGGCCGGGCCGCTGGCGGGCATCACCCGGGCGCTGCTGCTCGAATGGTGCGACATCGACGAAGCCGATGTGACGCTGGCCGAGGCACTCAGCGCGGACGAGGTGTTCCTCAGTTCCTCGCTGCGCGATGTGCAGTCGGTGGCCCGATGGGACGCGGTCGACTTCGGCCGGATCGGCCCTGTCACGCGGCAGGTGATCGACGTCTTCGCCCAACGGTCGACCGCCGACCTCGAGCCCTAG
- the thrS gene encoding threonine--tRNA ligase: MSSMSITLVRADASQQQVLDTTTTGLDLFGDDRTVVAVRVNSEVRDLHLPLSDGDVVEPVLVGSPEGLSILRHSTAHVLAQAVQAVQADAKLGIGPPVTDGFYYDFEVAEPFTPEDLSALEKVMQRIVKERQRFRRRVVSDDEARTELAAEPHKLELIGLKSTANADDGSDVEVGAGELTIYDNLRRDDSVAWKDLCRGPHVPHTGYINAYALTRTSAAYWRGDQRNQQLQRIYGTAWPSRDELKAYQRRIEEAAKRDHRRLGQELDLFSFPDELGSGLAVFHPKGGVLRKVMEDYSRQRHAEAGYEFVYTPHITKGHLFETSGHLDWYADGMFPPMHLDAEYNEDGTVRKPGQDYYVKPMNCPMHNLIYRSRGRSYRELPLRLFEFGSVYRYEKSGVVHGLTRVRGMTQDDAHIYVAEEQVEDELKKLLTFVLQLLKDYGLDDFYLELSSKNPDKFVGSDEIWEQATATLERVALESGLELVPDPGGAAFYGPKISVQARDAIGRTWQMSTIQLDFNLPERFELEYQSAEGARKRPIMIHRALFGSIERFIGVLIEHYAGVFPPWLAPVQVVGIPVAGEFDAYLQGIADRLRQAGVRVEVDTSDDRMQKKIRTAQKSKVPFMLIAGGDDQAANAVSFRYRDGTQKNGVPIEQAIIEIVDAINDRRQV; this comes from the coding sequence GTGTCCAGCATGTCGATCACCCTGGTTCGCGCCGACGCGTCGCAACAGCAGGTGCTGGACACGACCACGACCGGTCTCGATCTCTTCGGTGACGACCGCACGGTCGTCGCCGTCCGGGTCAACTCCGAGGTCCGGGACCTCCATCTGCCGCTGTCGGACGGCGACGTGGTGGAGCCCGTCCTGGTGGGCTCGCCCGAGGGACTGAGCATTCTGCGGCACTCCACCGCGCACGTACTGGCCCAGGCGGTCCAGGCCGTCCAGGCCGACGCCAAGCTCGGCATCGGACCGCCGGTGACCGACGGCTTCTACTACGACTTCGAGGTCGCTGAGCCGTTCACTCCCGAGGACCTGTCCGCGCTGGAGAAGGTGATGCAGCGCATCGTCAAGGAGCGGCAGCGGTTCCGCCGTCGGGTGGTCAGCGACGACGAGGCCCGCACCGAGCTCGCCGCCGAGCCGCACAAGCTTGAGCTGATCGGACTGAAGAGCACCGCCAACGCCGACGACGGCTCCGACGTCGAGGTCGGCGCTGGCGAGCTGACCATCTATGACAACCTCCGTCGCGACGACTCGGTCGCCTGGAAGGACCTCTGCCGGGGGCCGCACGTGCCGCACACCGGTTACATCAACGCCTACGCCTTGACCCGAACCTCGGCGGCGTACTGGCGCGGTGACCAGCGCAACCAGCAGCTGCAGCGCATCTACGGCACGGCCTGGCCGAGCCGTGACGAGCTCAAGGCCTATCAGCGCCGGATCGAGGAGGCGGCCAAGCGGGACCACCGCCGGCTCGGTCAGGAGCTCGACCTGTTCTCGTTCCCCGACGAGCTCGGCTCCGGTCTGGCGGTCTTCCATCCCAAGGGCGGCGTGCTGCGGAAGGTGATGGAGGATTACTCCCGGCAGCGGCACGCGGAGGCGGGCTACGAGTTCGTCTACACCCCGCACATCACCAAGGGGCACCTGTTCGAGACCTCCGGTCACCTTGACTGGTACGCCGATGGCATGTTCCCCCCGATGCACCTCGACGCCGAGTACAACGAGGACGGAACGGTCCGCAAGCCCGGCCAGGACTATTACGTCAAGCCGATGAACTGCCCGATGCACAACCTGATCTATCGGAGCCGGGGCCGCTCCTACCGCGAGCTGCCGCTGCGGCTGTTCGAGTTCGGCTCGGTCTACCGCTACGAGAAGTCCGGCGTGGTGCACGGTCTGACCCGGGTGCGTGGGATGACCCAGGACGACGCGCACATCTACGTCGCCGAGGAGCAGGTCGAGGACGAGCTGAAGAAGCTGCTCACCTTCGTGCTCCAGCTGCTGAAGGACTACGGGCTCGACGATTTCTACCTGGAGCTGTCCAGCAAGAACCCGGACAAGTTCGTCGGTTCGGACGAGATCTGGGAGCAGGCCACCGCAACCCTGGAGCGGGTGGCCCTTGAGTCCGGTCTCGAGCTGGTGCCCGACCCGGGAGGCGCGGCCTTCTACGGGCCGAAGATCTCCGTCCAGGCCCGGGACGCGATCGGTCGCACCTGGCAGATGTCGACCATCCAGCTCGACTTCAACCTGCCGGAGCGGTTCGAGCTGGAGTACCAGTCGGCCGAGGGCGCACGCAAACGGCCGATCATGATCCACCGGGCCCTGTTCGGCTCGATCGAGCGGTTCATCGGCGTGCTGATCGAGCACTACGCCGGCGTCTTCCCGCCGTGGCTCGCGCCCGTCCAGGTGGTCGGGATCCCGGTGGCGGGGGAGTTCGACGCCTACCTGCAGGGGATCGCCGACCGGCTCCGGCAGGCCGGGGTGCGGGTCGAGGTGGACACCAGCGATGATCGGATGCAGAAGAAGATCCGTACCGCCCAGAAGTCGAAGGTGCCCTTCATGCTGATTGCCGGTGGCGACGACCAGGCGGCCAACGCCGTCTCGTTCCGTTACCGCGACGGGACCCAGAAGAACGGCGTGCCGATCGAGCAGGCGATCATCGAGATCGTGGACGCGATCAACGACCGCCGCCAGGTGTGA
- the gcvH gene encoding glycine cleavage system protein GcvH, translating to MSEYPEDLKYTSEHEWVRSGNGSVVRIGITEYAAEQLGDIVYVSLPAVGDTVAAGDACGELESTKSVSDIFCPVSGVVATINSQLDANPETVNADPYGDGWLFEVEMAEETDLDDLLDADAYAEEVGA from the coding sequence ATGTCCGAGTATCCCGAAGACCTGAAGTACACCAGCGAGCATGAGTGGGTGCGTAGCGGCAACGGCTCGGTCGTCCGCATCGGCATTACTGAATATGCCGCCGAGCAACTGGGAGACATCGTCTACGTCTCGCTACCGGCCGTCGGTGATACCGTGGCAGCCGGAGACGCCTGTGGGGAGCTGGAGTCCACCAAGAGCGTCTCGGACATCTTCTGCCCGGTCAGCGGGGTGGTCGCCACGATCAACAGCCAGCTCGACGCAAACCCTGAGACAGTCAACGCGGATCCCTACGGCGACGGCTGGCTGTTCGAGGTCGAGATGGCAGAGGAAACCGACCTCGACGACCTGCTCGATGCCGACGCCTACGCCGAAGAAGTGGGGGCCTAG